The following are encoded together in the Corticium candelabrum chromosome 1, ooCorCand1.1, whole genome shotgun sequence genome:
- the LOC134189988 gene encoding uncharacterized protein LOC134189988 encodes MGFLYLRLRDSIRREDGPRIISAWKYWLVMFLGSGRRNYSTEAANLLANLKADWSPSMAYIQTYNRTVNMTGESGGGKPIDQMLEHYNLIMKNAMSSAPTFSFDHVKVISRTALFLMEAAHKAGTELSSTLSQRAHTTPSAENDVFFMSAAINASGVAAQVEGRKGKVTKPDPREKGLEKLEQGWLKAYLTRSCDIDSDLSEDCDSQAEYELEPEVLIEDVEC; translated from the exons ATGGGATTTCTTTATCTACGACTAAGGGACTCCATCAGACGAGAAGACGGTCCTAGAATTATTTCAGCGTGGAAGTACTGGCTTGTCATGTTTCTTGGGTCTGGGCGAAGGAATTATTCTACAGAGGCAGCAAACCTGTTAGCTAATTTGAAAGCTGACTGGTCACCATCCATGGCCTACATACAGACCTATAACAGGACAGTCAATATGACAGGCGAAAGCGGAGGAGGCAAGCCAATTGACCAAATGTTGGAGCATTACAACTT GATCATGAAGAATGCTATGTCATCAGCACCAACATTTTCGTTTGACCATGTCAAGGTCATATCTAGGACTGCCTTGTTTTTGATGGAAGCTGCTCACAAGGCAGGGACTGAGCTGTCATCAACACTAAGTCAAAGGGCTCATACAACACCCTCAGCTGAGAACGATGTTTTTTTTATGAGTGCAGCCATAAATGCCAGTGGGGTTGCAGCTCAAGTAGAAGGACGTAAAGGCAAAGTCACCAAGCCAGATCCAAGAGAGAAAGGACTTGAAAAGTTGGAGCAAGGATGGTTGAAGGCTTACTTAACTAGGTCATGTGACATTGACTCCGATCTATCTGAGGACTGTGACTCTCAGGCAGAATATGAGCTAGAGCCGGAAGTGCTTATAGAAGATGTGGAATGCTAG
- the LOC134190031 gene encoding uncharacterized protein LOC134190031 — protein sequence MGHVEKLCGVLREVYGYPSLRRGQLEASVAIMQGQDVVVRMTTGSGKSLCYQLPVLALEKCCLVISPLNSLMNDQVETLKQLQVPAAAIPLRSRSLTAGQAAQYITSNKFIFMSPETALSKVWLECFSKSQCNNLIGLIAVDEAHCICDWGNNFRPQFKELRKLRSFLQCPVMAMTATAPSKMLREISQSLCMTRKVLVSYPLDRPNIFLYAKKTPQSQKAILSLLFGLTSLESFPKTIVYVQRKVKAVKLWQCLSSRGLQVGLHHSSLRADTRRQVEMQFKTGKILVVIATIGFGMGIDIPDVHMVVNLGLPSTIEE from the exons ATGGGACACGTTGAGAAGCTGTGTGGCGTACTGCGAGAGGTCTATGGATACCCTTCACTGCGCAGAGGCCAGCTTGAAGCATCCGTCGCCATCATGCAGGGCCAGGACGTTGTCGTTCGGATGACTACGGGCAGTGGAAAGTCCCTGTGTTACCAACTGCCAGTCTTAGCGCTGGAGAAGTGTTGCCTTGTCATCAGTCCTTTGAATTCGCTGATGAATGACCAG GTTGAAACTCTAAAACAATTACAAGTGCCTGCAGCTGCTATTCCACTCAGGTCTCGGTCACTGACTGCTGGCCAAGCAGCTCAGTACATTACCAGTAACAAATTCA TCTTCATGTCCCCTGAGACTGCTCTTAGCAAGGTCTGGCTGGAGTGTTTCAGCAAGTCTCAGTGCAATAACTTAATTGGATTAATTGCTGTGGATGAAGCACACTGCATCTGTGACTG GGGTAATAACTTCCGACCGCAATTCAAAGAATTGCGAAAACTTAGGAGTTTTCTCCAATGTCCTGTTATGGCAATGACTGCTACAGCACCTAGCAAAATGCTGAGAGAGATTAGCCAGTCTCTCTGTATGACCAGAAAAGTGCTTGTTTCATACCCACTGGATCGGCCCAACATCTTTTTGTATGCAAAGAAGACACCTCAGAGCCAG AAGGCCATTCTATCCTTGCTGTTTGGGTTAACGTCACTTGAGAGTTTCCCCAAAACTATCGTTTATGTTCAGCGGAAAGTGAAAGCAGTAAAGTTATGGCAATGTCTATCATCAAGAGGTTTGCAAgttggcctccatcattccaGCCTCAGAGCTGACACCAGAAGGCAGGTGGAAATGCAGTTTAAAACTGGCAAGATTTTGGTGGTAATAGCCACAATTGGCTTTGGCATG GGCATTGACATTCCTGATGTTCACATGGTAGTGAATTTGGGATTACCATCTACTATTGAAGA ATGA